The following are encoded in a window of Telmatobacter sp. DSM 110680 genomic DNA:
- a CDS encoding carboxypeptidase-like regulatory domain-containing protein produces the protein MMRRLQLVSMIALFVVASSPLLAASGGSVSGVIRDSNGVPQMGAVVQLLRPDMSVLASAYTSSKGTYTFADILPGKYAIKAMGALFLPSLRENVRVRANTVVNLTLNTLYEVMQWLPAESRAANAPGDDWEWTLRSAANRPLLRWLEDGPLVVVSDRPGARPKLKARLMASGQEGTFGESGERFTASVEDTPSDSRELLARVDFAPDTDAGMESMLGFRQDLGFAGAVESMAAISIHPVVEGSGGEGLDEAAMRGSEKINLGDEFEIDAGAQQVMARFSQNSPNTILETLPFATIAWHGGNSTVSYRMATAPSVPNQDESRAGFYLPRVSMHDGQLALEHGFHQEIGWERRTDASGVSFLVFSDNTENPVIQASGRFGNNYGVLSDPMSGLMRAAGQSFSSAGVMAAVEHRVAGGNRIRVSYANGDALVMPASVHPTALSQVFSAAKPHHAQMYAISLSGKLDGTGTRWRASYRWQPADTVTSIAQYSVGAIEPYLNLHLRQSIGAHHDGLNVEALLDVNNMLAQGYRPYLVNGSMLVFAQDQRSIGAGVAFTF, from the coding sequence ATGATGCGCAGGCTCCAACTCGTATCCATGATCGCGCTGTTTGTCGTGGCGTCGTCGCCACTGCTCGCTGCGTCAGGCGGTTCAGTCTCCGGAGTTATTCGCGACTCCAACGGCGTCCCCCAAATGGGCGCTGTTGTGCAGTTGCTGAGGCCGGATATGAGCGTTCTCGCCTCGGCCTACACCAGCAGCAAGGGCACTTACACTTTCGCAGACATTCTCCCGGGCAAATACGCAATAAAAGCCATGGGCGCTTTGTTCCTTCCATCGCTCAGGGAGAACGTACGGGTTCGCGCTAACACCGTGGTAAACCTGACACTGAATACGCTCTACGAGGTAATGCAGTGGCTGCCCGCTGAATCCCGTGCGGCGAATGCGCCTGGAGATGACTGGGAATGGACGCTGCGCTCAGCGGCGAACCGACCTTTGCTGCGCTGGCTCGAGGATGGACCGCTCGTCGTGGTATCGGATAGACCGGGTGCGCGTCCCAAGCTGAAAGCGCGGCTTATGGCGTCGGGACAGGAAGGGACCTTCGGCGAGAGCGGTGAGCGCTTTACCGCCAGTGTGGAAGATACACCTTCAGACAGCCGGGAACTGCTGGCGCGCGTGGATTTTGCACCTGATACCGACGCCGGAATGGAATCGATGCTTGGCTTCCGTCAAGACCTGGGGTTTGCGGGCGCAGTCGAGTCGATGGCTGCGATATCGATTCACCCTGTGGTTGAAGGATCGGGCGGCGAGGGCCTCGACGAAGCGGCAATGCGTGGTTCCGAAAAGATAAATCTCGGAGACGAATTCGAGATCGATGCCGGAGCGCAACAGGTGATGGCGCGGTTCAGTCAGAATTCGCCGAACACGATTCTGGAAACGCTACCTTTTGCCACAATCGCTTGGCACGGCGGAAATTCGACTGTAAGTTATCGGATGGCGACTGCTCCTTCCGTTCCAAATCAGGATGAATCGCGAGCGGGATTCTACCTGCCGCGGGTATCCATGCACGACGGGCAACTTGCCTTGGAGCACGGCTTCCACCAGGAGATCGGCTGGGAGCGGCGAACCGATGCTTCAGGTGTGTCCTTCCTTGTTTTCTCAGACAATACTGAGAACCCGGTGATTCAGGCGAGCGGGCGATTTGGGAACAACTACGGCGTCCTCAGTGATCCTATGAGCGGATTGATGCGCGCCGCGGGACAGAGTTTTTCGAGCGCCGGTGTGATGGCGGCCGTGGAACATCGTGTAGCAGGCGGCAATCGCATTCGCGTCAGTTATGCCAACGGCGATGCCCTGGTGATGCCGGCGTCGGTACATCCAACTGCCCTGAGCCAGGTGTTTAGTGCAGCAAAGCCGCATCACGCGCAGATGTATGCCATTTCGCTCTCCGGAAAGCTCGACGGAACCGGAACGCGCTGGCGCGCAAGTTATCGTTGGCAGCCGGCGGATACGGTCACTTCCATCGCGCAATATTCTGTCGGCGCGATCGAGCCATATCTTAATCTGCATTTACGCCAATCAATCGGTGCGCACCACGACGGTTTGAATGTTGAAGCGCTACTCGATGTGAACAATATGCTCGCGCAGGGATACCGGCCTTATTTAGTAAATGGCAGCATGCTGGTGTTTGCGCAGGATCAGCGCAGCATCGGCGCAGGCGTTGCGTTTACCTTCTAA
- a CDS encoding integrase — translation MAVFRYKGSKVWTMDFLFHAQRIRESTGTRSKTLALKIEDKRRRELEEGAAGIRKQRHPLLLSVAADEWLDMKKATLAPRSVKIEQANLAHLLPELGRKLICDIEAREIARYQRKRLDEEASPKTVNLEVGTLRAILKRSGQWARLQPEVKMLPTRDDIGRAISTEEEAALLQACSQSRSRSLVPFVTLAIETGARYGTIRTLQWGNVDFENRCLKWGKDKTASGTGRIVPLSQRALAALSFWATNFPERKPEHYVFPSERYGGAGDGFSLSPKAYHVDPSKPIGSIKEAWEAARLRAARILKGGTEESDANGETDLKEAVVPLACRFHDLRHTAVSRMLNAGIPIAKVAKIVGWSGSTMVLMAKRYGHFALNDLRDAVESISKGKIDAASLVFSPVSEKDGEAARPN, via the coding sequence ATGGCCGTTTTTCGCTACAAGGGCAGCAAGGTTTGGACGATGGATTTTCTCTTCCACGCGCAGCGCATCCGGGAGAGCACGGGAACGCGCTCCAAGACACTCGCGTTGAAGATTGAGGATAAGCGCCGCCGGGAGCTGGAAGAGGGCGCCGCGGGCATCAGGAAGCAGCGGCACCCCCTTCTGCTCTCGGTTGCGGCGGATGAATGGCTGGACATGAAGAAGGCAACGCTTGCGCCGCGCTCGGTGAAGATCGAACAGGCGAACCTTGCCCATCTGCTCCCGGAGTTAGGCCGCAAGCTGATTTGCGATATTGAGGCGCGGGAGATCGCCCGCTACCAGCGAAAGCGGCTCGACGAAGAGGCTTCGCCCAAGACTGTCAATCTGGAAGTGGGAACACTGCGGGCGATTCTGAAACGCTCTGGTCAGTGGGCGCGGTTGCAGCCGGAAGTGAAGATGCTGCCCACGCGGGATGATATTGGGCGGGCCATCAGCACGGAAGAGGAAGCGGCGCTGCTACAGGCTTGCAGCCAATCCCGCTCTCGCTCTTTGGTTCCATTCGTCACCCTGGCGATTGAAACCGGCGCGCGGTATGGCACGATTCGGACGCTGCAATGGGGCAACGTGGACTTTGAGAATCGCTGCCTGAAATGGGGCAAAGACAAGACGGCATCGGGCACCGGACGCATTGTTCCCCTCAGTCAAAGGGCGTTGGCCGCTCTGAGTTTTTGGGCGACAAACTTCCCGGAGCGCAAACCGGAGCATTACGTGTTCCCATCTGAGAGATACGGCGGTGCGGGAGATGGCTTTTCGCTTTCGCCCAAGGCATACCACGTTGACCCGTCGAAGCCCATCGGCAGCATCAAGGAAGCATGGGAAGCGGCCCGGTTGCGGGCAGCGCGGATTCTGAAAGGTGGAACGGAAGAGTCGGACGCGAACGGCGAGACGGATCTGAAAGAAGCGGTTGTGCCCCTTGCTTGCCGCTTTCACGATCTGCGGCACACGGCGGTTTCGCGGATGCTGAATGCCGGAATCCCTATTGCCAAGGTCGCGAAGATCGTAGGGTGGAGCGGATCCACGATGGTGCTCATGGCGAAGCGTTATGGTCACTTCGCGCTGAACGATTTGAGAGATGCAGTCGAGAGCATCAGCAAGGGCAAAATTGACGCAGCGTCCTTGGTATTTTCCCCGGTATCGGAGAAGGATGGGGAAGCCGCTCGCCCGAACTGA
- a CDS encoding helix-turn-helix domain-containing protein, with translation MSKLLSVAEFAEAIGLSPKTIRQWVWMRRVAYVRVGRAIRFRQETVEEILRRGEVPVLDRR, from the coding sequence ATGAGCAAGCTATTGAGCGTAGCAGAATTCGCAGAAGCGATCGGACTCTCGCCCAAAACGATCCGCCAGTGGGTCTGGATGCGGCGCGTGGCTTATGTCCGAGTGGGCCGCGCGATCCGCTTCCGGCAGGAGACGGTTGAAGAAATCCTGAGGCGCGGTGAAGTTCCTGTGCTGGACCGGCGGTGA
- a CDS encoding DUF3631 domain-containing protein, with product MSTRSVAEDFSDIPVEPSKLDAGTDLDAIGKTESFIRRFCILPGAAYLPLALWTAATHVPDAFGAFPYITLTSPVKRCGKTRVLEILELLCAKPQRITSASPASIFRLMKDSPTLLLDEVEALRSSKPSESAQAILAILNAGHRQGATVTRCVPPDWSVEHFPVYGPKAFAAIGRLPDTLADRCICIPMQRKAASQRVARLLFARTPAEAEPLRNTIAAWAEAQRDTVREFYECMSDLGFLEDREADLWMPLFAVCTVAAPDRVDELERCARSLCGAKAIDDADDSYALKLLADVRRVWPDGRSHMLTAALLDALKRIPDSPWGESSQELTPRGLAATLRPFGPAPRQVRVDGGATGKGYLRAEFEGTFSRYLPAAEAESETCETTCMNAG from the coding sequence TTGTCTACCAGGAGTGTAGCAGAAGATTTCAGCGATATCCCTGTTGAACCGAGCAAGCTGGACGCTGGCACAGATCTCGATGCAATCGGCAAGACGGAGAGCTTCATTCGGCGCTTCTGCATTCTGCCGGGCGCGGCCTATCTGCCGCTTGCGTTGTGGACTGCCGCAACTCACGTCCCGGATGCGTTCGGCGCGTTCCCATATATCACTCTCACGTCCCCGGTGAAGAGATGCGGCAAGACACGTGTGCTGGAAATTCTGGAACTGCTTTGCGCAAAGCCGCAACGAATCACATCCGCCAGTCCAGCTTCGATCTTCCGCTTGATGAAGGACTCTCCAACGCTGCTCCTGGATGAAGTTGAGGCACTGCGAAGCAGCAAGCCATCCGAAAGCGCGCAAGCAATCCTCGCCATACTGAATGCAGGACACCGGCAGGGCGCGACTGTGACCCGATGCGTACCACCAGATTGGAGCGTGGAGCACTTCCCTGTTTACGGACCCAAGGCATTTGCGGCCATCGGCAGACTGCCCGACACCCTCGCGGATCGTTGCATCTGCATTCCCATGCAGCGAAAAGCCGCATCGCAGAGGGTCGCACGGTTACTATTCGCAAGGACACCCGCCGAAGCGGAGCCGCTTCGAAACACCATTGCAGCCTGGGCGGAAGCACAACGGGATACCGTCCGCGAGTTTTACGAGTGCATGAGTGACCTTGGATTTCTTGAGGACCGGGAAGCGGATCTATGGATGCCGCTTTTCGCCGTGTGTACCGTGGCCGCGCCGGATCGAGTAGATGAACTGGAGAGGTGCGCCCGGTCGCTCTGCGGGGCCAAGGCCATCGATGATGCGGATGACTCTTACGCGCTGAAGCTGCTGGCCGATGTGCGACGAGTCTGGCCGGACGGAAGGTCGCACATGCTGACCGCCGCGTTGCTCGATGCGTTGAAGAGAATCCCTGATAGCCCTTGGGGGGAATCGAGCCAGGAATTGACGCCAAGAGGACTCGCGGCCACCCTCCGTCCTTTTGGGCCAGCGCCGCGCCAGGTGCGGGTGGATGGTGGAGCAACGGGCAAAGGTTATCTAAGGGCCGAATTCGAGGGCACGTTTTCCCGCTATCTGCCCGCTGCGGAGGCGGAATCCGAAACATGCGAAACAACCTGCATGAACGCTGGGTAA
- a CDS encoding helix-turn-helix transcriptional regulator, which produces MPFARLRRAGKIALSWWWWKCPVAQACRTIKGLARAQVCALLPLCGAPVCLKVSYSIGMMVSELLRAWRHHEEMSVRDAADRIGIPWSTYARVEKGYPMSGETWTAILLWMLGS; this is translated from the coding sequence ATGCCTTTTGCCCGATTACGCAGGGCCGGAAAAATTGCACTCTCATGGTGGTGGTGGAAGTGTCCGGTTGCCCAGGCATGCAGGACGATCAAGGGGCTGGCCCGCGCGCAGGTTTGTGCGCTGCTGCCGCTATGCGGCGCTCCGGTGTGCCTCAAAGTGTCGTACTCTATCGGGATGATGGTCTCGGAGTTGCTCAGGGCATGGCGTCATCACGAGGAGATGAGCGTGCGGGACGCTGCCGATCGCATCGGCATCCCGTGGAGCACCTATGCGCGTGTCGAGAAGGGCTACCCAATGAGCGGTGAGACTTGGACCGCGATCCTTCTGTGGATGCTGGGAAGTTGA
- a CDS encoding tyrosine-type recombinase/integrase, with protein sequence MRVQRHTSGSVRYDKRRKTWNYLWYDGLIRRSKRIGTKREFPTKAAAWMEVDHLQIQQQKPQHGDTVRSVIVRYEAERMPSRPSTARVYRCCLKNHILPKWGDSLIQDIQPRPVELWLRELPLSPKSKTHVRSLMHGLLEYAMWSGILDISRNPISLVRNIGATRTVRKARSLTVEQFQALLTELQEPFATMALLSVCLGLRISEALGLRWSDVNWIASRLSVQRGIVNQIVGDVKTRGSAKTFDVAVELLDRLKSCRQHSDFSAAEDWVFASPFKLGRLPYSYTGTRQELERASKAAGIGHISSHVFRHTYRSWLDAVKTPIAVQQKMMRHQDIRTTMNIYGDVVTDEMSTAGLRVAELAFQFNGAQAERETS encoded by the coding sequence ATGAGAGTACAGCGACACACGAGTGGGTCTGTGCGCTACGACAAACGGCGCAAGACCTGGAACTACCTCTGGTATGACGGCTTAATTCGCAGATCAAAACGAATCGGAACGAAGCGGGAGTTTCCAACCAAAGCAGCCGCTTGGATGGAAGTTGACCACCTTCAGATCCAACAACAGAAACCGCAGCACGGAGACACAGTGCGCAGCGTGATTGTGCGATACGAAGCAGAACGAATGCCCTCACGTCCTTCCACGGCGCGGGTGTATCGCTGCTGTTTGAAGAATCACATACTCCCGAAGTGGGGAGATTCGCTGATTCAGGATATACAGCCTCGCCCGGTTGAACTGTGGCTTCGTGAATTACCACTTTCGCCAAAGTCCAAGACGCATGTACGGTCACTGATGCACGGACTCTTGGAATACGCGATGTGGTCCGGAATCCTAGACATCAGCCGCAATCCAATCTCTCTAGTTCGGAATATAGGTGCAACAAGGACAGTGCGAAAAGCAAGGAGTCTGACAGTTGAGCAGTTCCAAGCTCTACTGACAGAGCTGCAGGAGCCATTTGCAACGATGGCTCTGCTCTCCGTGTGCCTCGGCCTTCGCATCAGTGAGGCACTTGGGCTCCGATGGTCAGACGTAAATTGGATCGCTTCACGGCTGAGCGTCCAGCGCGGCATCGTGAATCAAATTGTCGGAGATGTGAAAACAAGAGGATCCGCCAAGACATTCGATGTTGCGGTTGAATTGCTGGATCGCCTGAAGTCCTGCAGGCAGCATTCTGATTTCTCAGCAGCGGAAGACTGGGTCTTTGCCAGTCCGTTCAAACTCGGCAGACTGCCCTACTCCTACACGGGCACACGGCAAGAACTTGAACGGGCGTCAAAGGCTGCTGGAATTGGGCATATCAGTTCGCACGTATTTCGTCACACCTACCGTTCCTGGCTTGATGCAGTGAAAACGCCGATAGCAGTCCAACAGAAGATGATGAGGCATCAGGACATCCGCACGACAATGAACATCTACGGAGACGTTGTCACGGATGAGATGAGCACGGCCGGTTTGAGAGTTGCTGAGCTTGCATTCCAGTTCAACGGAGCGCAAGCAGAGCGCGAGACCAGCTAA
- a CDS encoding tyrosine-type recombinase/integrase: MTDQNIQDGAPIASALPPTSRNHLPIARTVETLADLLTAIGNNPPSYFQMLRSTVARIVSFQLRPADQITLDAIYVSREGFRPFLEKNKYKENSIRAYVNYLRILLEAAEALGWKPLARISEQWQDVLNRASHVGCFGIAKWLSQKKTNPSDVTPADTDCWLALKIQQGTTYRTAKSRVNKLWRILADRGYNKNAPAVYLNREKYGISLYAFPTMLRSEVTELLRWKCSEYEPDRPKRAKIRKVSALRLQHSFSTLYGYVVNIRKTPGIASLAALLQRHLVSDYVTWSLNERKKQGASFVTQIAAIQAAVSNHPAYKSLDWTWLKQIQEGIPCDSIEEVKKRKAQKYLDYSVVDKIPEKIRAIRGQNSKTSKLAAALLVLEELLIKWLLILPWRQRNIRECRIGGPNPNLFKGKIPPFSLIDKPGWATEEEARNPDAEFWQFRFSKEETKTGVFVHALVPRPLIGRLQEYLTEYRPSILNGGECDTLFVSSVGTPMSAEYVGSLISDITLRYGGRRVTPHLFRDIVAFAWLKAHPKDYLTLSKMLWHKNVSTTINYYGSRFNEASGCVAMETWIEEREARTNGLR, translated from the coding sequence ATGACAGATCAAAACATTCAGGATGGCGCGCCAATTGCGTCAGCTCTTCCGCCAACTTCGCGAAACCACCTACCTATCGCACGGACAGTCGAGACACTCGCAGACCTGCTCACCGCAATTGGAAACAATCCACCATCGTATTTCCAAATGCTTAGATCGACCGTCGCGCGGATTGTATCGTTTCAGCTGCGGCCGGCGGATCAAATCACTCTCGATGCAATCTATGTGAGTCGTGAGGGTTTTCGACCATTCCTCGAAAAGAACAAATACAAGGAAAACTCTATTCGAGCGTACGTCAACTATCTGCGCATTCTTCTTGAGGCAGCTGAGGCCTTGGGCTGGAAACCGCTGGCCCGCATATCCGAACAGTGGCAAGACGTCCTCAATCGAGCATCCCACGTTGGGTGCTTTGGAATTGCCAAATGGCTCTCTCAGAAGAAGACGAATCCCAGTGATGTGACACCAGCAGATACTGATTGCTGGCTCGCGTTGAAGATTCAACAAGGGACAACCTATAGAACTGCGAAGTCACGAGTAAACAAGCTCTGGCGCATTCTCGCCGACCGCGGATATAACAAAAATGCTCCGGCTGTTTATCTAAACCGCGAAAAGTACGGCATCTCTCTCTACGCCTTCCCAACGATGCTCCGAAGCGAGGTCACTGAACTGCTTCGATGGAAGTGTTCCGAATATGAGCCTGACCGTCCCAAGCGGGCCAAGATCCGCAAGGTTTCAGCTCTTCGTCTTCAGCATTCGTTCAGCACCCTGTACGGGTACGTCGTAAATATCCGCAAGACCCCTGGCATCGCTTCGTTGGCAGCACTCTTGCAAAGGCACCTAGTCAGCGACTATGTCACCTGGAGCTTGAACGAACGCAAGAAGCAAGGCGCTTCGTTTGTCACCCAGATTGCCGCGATACAAGCGGCTGTATCGAATCATCCAGCATACAAATCCCTCGATTGGACGTGGCTTAAACAGATTCAGGAAGGCATCCCATGCGATTCCATTGAGGAAGTGAAGAAAAGAAAAGCACAGAAATACCTCGATTACAGCGTGGTGGACAAAATTCCTGAGAAGATCCGCGCAATTCGTGGACAAAACTCAAAGACCAGCAAGTTGGCTGCTGCTTTGTTGGTCTTGGAGGAACTGTTGATCAAATGGCTTTTAATCCTTCCTTGGCGTCAACGCAACATACGTGAATGTCGCATTGGGGGACCGAATCCGAATCTATTCAAAGGGAAAATTCCTCCTTTCAGCCTCATTGACAAGCCTGGGTGGGCGACTGAAGAAGAGGCACGTAATCCAGATGCCGAGTTCTGGCAGTTCCGGTTTAGTAAGGAGGAAACAAAGACTGGAGTCTTTGTTCATGCGCTCGTTCCGCGTCCCCTTATTGGGCGACTTCAGGAGTACTTGACAGAGTATAGGCCGTCAATTCTCAATGGCGGCGAATGCGACACGCTTTTCGTGTCCTCAGTTGGAACTCCGATGTCGGCCGAGTACGTTGGGAGTCTGATTTCAGACATCACCCTCAGGTACGGTGGCCGTCGGGTAACGCCCCACTTGTTCCGCGACATTGTTGCATTCGCATGGTTAAAGGCACACCCGAAAGATTATCTGACTTTGTCGAAGATGCTCTGGCATAAGAACGTTTCCACGACGATTAACTACTACGGCAGTCGGTTCAACGAGGCTAGCGGTTGCGTTGCGATGGAAACATGGATCGAAGAACGGGAAGCGAGGACAAATGGGTTGCGTTGA
- a CDS encoding helix-turn-helix domain-containing protein produces the protein MDNLEDAQYPMLEAILEIQQLPLQPMYTNRDVAKIFKVCVRAIQNWISAGRLTPRDLPGRWKFFPQDLEEFLRNSPRGRR, from the coding sequence ATGGACAACTTGGAAGATGCACAATACCCGATGCTCGAGGCAATTCTGGAGATCCAGCAATTGCCTCTTCAACCGATGTATACCAACCGCGACGTCGCAAAGATCTTCAAGGTCTGCGTTCGCGCTATTCAGAACTGGATCTCCGCGGGGCGCTTGACCCCGCGGGATCTCCCTGGCCGGTGGAAGTTCTTTCCGCAAGATCTCGAAGAGTTCCTTCGGAATAGCCCTAGAGGGCGGCGGTGA
- a CDS encoding nucleotidyltransferase has translation MATLPSSNRNWENVFGTWGCAPSATDQEKCERALLAVRKAINADTKLCSKNIEVFVQGSYANRTNVRQDSDVDVCVLYKGAWFSDYAQCPGLNSSALGLVDSLYSYVEFKNDVGSAIRSYFNADSFRRGNKAFDIHANSYRIDADVVPCFEYRRYFGTAEDYRVASGTELIPDNGQAIINWPRQNYDNGVIKNNATSRRFKALVRIFKCLRNEMVSNGHSVAEAIPSYLIECLIFNVPDGSFGSIEYRADVRAAIVHLWNATLTDEMCDAWREVNGLKYLIRPGQPWTRAQVNSFLHAAWNYIGFK, from the coding sequence ATGGCCACACTACCCTCTTCAAACCGCAACTGGGAAAACGTGTTTGGGACTTGGGGATGTGCACCGTCGGCTACAGACCAGGAGAAATGTGAACGTGCCTTGCTAGCAGTCCGTAAAGCTATCAATGCAGACACGAAGCTCTGTTCCAAGAACATCGAGGTCTTCGTGCAGGGCTCCTATGCAAATCGAACGAATGTCCGCCAAGACAGCGATGTTGATGTTTGCGTCCTGTATAAGGGTGCTTGGTTCTCTGATTATGCTCAATGCCCTGGATTGAACAGTTCCGCCCTGGGCCTTGTGGACTCCCTCTATTCGTATGTCGAGTTTAAGAACGATGTAGGATCCGCGATCAGATCCTATTTCAACGCTGACTCCTTCCGCCGAGGCAACAAAGCTTTCGACATACATGCGAACAGCTATCGCATCGACGCAGATGTCGTTCCATGCTTTGAATACAGGCGGTACTTCGGAACAGCAGAAGATTATCGTGTCGCGTCCGGTACCGAGCTTATTCCGGACAATGGTCAGGCCATCATCAACTGGCCGAGGCAGAATTACGACAACGGTGTGATTAAGAACAACGCAACAAGCCGCCGGTTCAAGGCACTGGTACGCATATTCAAGTGCCTGCGAAATGAGATGGTGAGCAACGGTCACTCTGTCGCAGAGGCAATCCCGTCATATCTGATCGAGTGTCTGATATTCAATGTGCCCGACGGCAGTTTTGGGTCAATCGAATATCGCGCCGATGTACGCGCAGCGATCGTTCACCTCTGGAACGCAACTCTCACGGATGAAATGTGCGACGCTTGGCGTGAAGTTAACGGACTGAAGTATCTGATCAGGCCTGGTCAGCCATGGACCAGAGCGCAGGTCAACAGCTTCTTGCACGCTGCGTGGAATTACATAGGCTTCAAGTAA
- a CDS encoding PilZ domain-containing protein → MTFLKQVFEKLAPAMKRAERKSAHGFVALHGAGSDTRQHEVKDISSTGLYLLTKERWLPGEVVSLTLQMTSSLVETSERRIKLQAKVVRWGDDGVGLSFVLPDDPDALPWKSLLQTAAEQSEPNGVLDLARLAKAFAFLSRICPDAAEDVMDLIHGGLTKTRMANAAEIMLRAETLLPRDTDDTRLFARPRTVTKILEDGSWAEEDWIQHMWGGLLATSCSKEKPDDSNKSFVDLFSKLAAVHVRIFRYACLRATNIISIAGPLSPAPVICMREEIMEVAGSRELLCIERDIQHLRELGVLEATSASATHSDHYEVNITPSNLGVHLYARCKGLQDGI, encoded by the coding sequence GTGACTTTTTTAAAACAAGTGTTTGAGAAGCTTGCGCCAGCGATGAAAAGAGCTGAGCGAAAGTCCGCTCACGGGTTCGTGGCCCTCCATGGGGCTGGTTCCGACACTCGACAGCACGAAGTTAAAGACATCAGTTCGACCGGGCTTTACCTTCTGACGAAAGAACGTTGGCTGCCGGGCGAAGTGGTTTCGCTCACTCTGCAGATGACAAGTTCGTTAGTGGAAACATCGGAGCGGCGCATCAAGCTGCAGGCCAAGGTGGTTCGGTGGGGAGACGACGGCGTCGGCTTGTCGTTCGTTTTGCCGGATGACCCCGACGCTCTGCCATGGAAGTCGCTGCTTCAGACTGCGGCTGAGCAATCCGAACCAAACGGCGTTCTGGACCTTGCACGCCTCGCCAAGGCTTTTGCCTTCCTCAGTAGAATTTGTCCCGACGCCGCGGAAGACGTCATGGATTTGATCCACGGTGGCCTCACCAAAACAAGAATGGCGAATGCCGCGGAGATCATGCTCAGGGCAGAAACTCTGCTTCCGCGCGATACAGACGACACCAGGCTTTTCGCCCGGCCCCGCACTGTCACCAAGATTCTCGAAGACGGTTCGTGGGCCGAAGAAGATTGGATACAGCATATGTGGGGGGGGCTTTTGGCCACGTCTTGCAGCAAAGAAAAGCCGGACGATTCTAACAAGTCCTTCGTCGATCTTTTCAGCAAGCTGGCAGCTGTCCATGTGCGGATCTTTAGATATGCGTGTTTAAGAGCTACAAACATCATCTCCATTGCGGGCCCACTTTCGCCGGCACCAGTTATTTGCATGCGGGAAGAGATCATGGAAGTCGCCGGCTCGCGGGAACTCCTCTGCATCGAACGAGACATTCAACATCTTCGCGAGCTCGGAGTACTAGAAGCGACTTCGGCGTCAGCGACGCATTCCGACCACTATGAAGTAAACATTACGCCCAGCAACCTTGGCGTACATCTCTACGCGCGCTGCAAAGGTCTGCAGGATGGAATTTAA